A single window of Fibrobacter sp. UWP2 DNA harbors:
- the mnmE gene encoding tRNA uridine-5-carboxymethylaminomethyl(34) synthesis GTPase MnmE, with the protein MDSQTIVAPMTPAGVSAVAALRVSGSRVRDVVRALFGERAAADLEPRRAALGTARSTLKEGDAEECRGEVIDQLLYLFFEGPNSYTGEDVLELYPHGNPLIVRELMQAIRRVPGVRLAEPGEFTRRAYLNGKMDLSQAESVADVIHSANRAELKNAHRLLSGALSKKVKLLTEQIKDISARLELDVDFAEEEADPDYAGWEGKLAAIRGNVESILKSFRSKASVSRIPLAVLYGAPNAGKSSLVNALLGEDRILVSSVPGTTRDFVEVRLFLAGGEIRLVDTAGIAATATDALDALSMQKSREVLEEADLKICVVDGSLPAADAEQEFNPDLVVLSKQDLVGGLPNAEGISLAAPSIAVSAKTGYGLEELSKEMNARLFKSTENTEDLWITSEREKACLEEALKGIDRALDLIRTSPAVELLAFEMQLVRRSLQSITGEISSEDILQSIFAGFCIGK; encoded by the coding sequence ATGGATTCCCAGACGATTGTCGCCCCCATGACCCCGGCCGGGGTTTCGGCCGTTGCCGCGCTCCGCGTGAGCGGTTCTCGCGTGCGCGATGTGGTGCGGGCTCTGTTTGGGGAACGCGCCGCCGCGGATTTGGAACCGCGCCGTGCCGCCCTGGGGACTGCCCGCAGCACCTTGAAAGAGGGCGATGCCGAGGAATGCCGCGGCGAAGTCATTGACCAGCTGCTTTACCTGTTTTTTGAAGGCCCGAATTCCTACACCGGCGAGGACGTGCTGGAACTGTACCCGCACGGGAACCCGCTGATTGTGCGCGAACTTATGCAGGCGATACGGCGGGTGCCGGGAGTGCGCTTGGCGGAACCCGGGGAATTCACGCGCCGCGCCTATTTGAACGGCAAGATGGACCTTTCGCAGGCGGAGTCTGTTGCCGACGTAATCCACAGCGCAAACCGAGCCGAGCTAAAAAACGCCCACCGTCTGCTGAGCGGCGCCCTCTCCAAAAAAGTGAAGCTCCTTACCGAACAAATTAAGGACATCTCGGCGCGTTTGGAATTGGACGTGGATTTTGCCGAAGAGGAGGCCGACCCCGATTATGCCGGCTGGGAAGGCAAGCTTGCCGCCATCCGCGGGAACGTGGAGAGCATTCTCAAGAGCTTCCGCAGCAAGGCCTCGGTCTCGAGAATCCCACTCGCGGTTTTGTACGGCGCCCCCAACGCAGGAAAGTCGAGCCTGGTGAACGCGCTTTTGGGCGAGGACCGCATTTTGGTGAGCAGCGTCCCGGGAACGACGCGCGACTTTGTGGAAGTGCGGCTCTTTTTGGCGGGTGGCGAAATTAGGCTGGTCGATACCGCTGGCATTGCCGCCACGGCGACCGACGCCCTGGATGCCTTGAGCATGCAAAAGAGCAGGGAGGTCCTAGAAGAAGCCGACCTCAAGATTTGCGTGGTGGACGGAAGCCTCCCTGCGGCCGATGCGGAGCAGGAGTTCAACCCCGACCTGGTTGTGTTGAGCAAGCAGGACCTGGTGGGTGGGTTGCCCAATGCCGAGGGCATATCCCTGGCCGCGCCATCCATAGCCGTTTCGGCAAAGACGGGCTACGGGCTCGAGGAGCTCTCTAAAGAGATGAACGCCCGCCTTTTCAAGTCAACCGAAAACACCGAGGACTTGTGGATTACAAGCGAACGCGAAAAGGCTTGCCTCGAGGAAGCTTTGAAGGGAATTGACCGCGCGCTGGACCTGATCCGTACAAGCCCGGCAGTGGAATTGTTAGCTTTTGAAATGCAGCTGGTGCGCCGCTCGCTCCAGAGCATTACGGGCGAAATTTCGTCCGAGGATATTTTACAGTCAATTTTTGCGGGGTTCTGCATTGGAAAGTAG
- a CDS encoding PKD domain-containing protein — MGHLPSEPTNDFSITCTPTEPTVNLEDDVHWKLSSYDLPAVEIAAATFSWTFDDGTPKTASSSDAYVSYTTPGKKTATLTVSTKKSGTATTSCSVIIPSNPITDCQCTAEKRSIDIKTGGNAKWQISGCKSSKDIINYTWEGAGVAGNGESATATFTNKGDILAPTVTVTNEEYGIAKVSCPAVTATDSDTPDYLLDFNDSFSTERIKVPSGACIQIHGSWSTQYFTPKLNVTCEYSSSTYDFVMKLSHEDKNIDCLGSLFSRCSISIGTVSLGENDFGEVCVTISPEDGTLASCILEL; from the coding sequence TTGGGGCATCTTCCAAGCGAGCCCACCAACGACTTTTCCATCACCTGCACTCCGACCGAACCCACAGTCAACCTGGAAGACGACGTCCACTGGAAGCTCTCGTCATACGACCTTCCAGCCGTCGAAATCGCCGCAGCGACATTCAGCTGGACTTTCGACGACGGGACTCCCAAAACAGCAAGTTCTTCCGACGCATATGTTTCCTACACAACTCCTGGCAAAAAAACGGCCACACTCACGGTGTCGACAAAAAAAAGCGGAACCGCCACAACCAGTTGCTCAGTAATTATACCCAGCAATCCCATCACCGACTGCCAGTGCACAGCAGAAAAACGGTCCATTGACATCAAAACGGGAGGGAATGCAAAATGGCAGATTTCGGGTTGCAAGTCATCAAAAGACATCATTAACTACACCTGGGAAGGAGCGGGCGTCGCCGGAAACGGTGAATCGGCAACGGCAACCTTTACCAACAAGGGCGACATTTTGGCCCCGACGGTCACTGTAACGAACGAGGAGTACGGGATAGCAAAAGTCTCGTGCCCCGCTGTCACGGCGACCGATTCCGACACCCCCGACTACCTTTTGGATTTCAATGATTCCTTTTCAACTGAACGCATTAAAGTTCCCAGCGGAGCTTGCATCCAAATCCACGGGAGCTGGAGTACTCAATATTTCACACCGAAGCTTAACGTTACATGCGAATACAGTTCCTCGACTTACGACTTTGTAATGAAATTGTCCCATGAAGACAAAAACATAGACTGCCTCGGGAGTCTATTCTCAAGGTGCAGCATTTCTATCGGCACCGTCTCACTGGGCGAAAACGACTTTGGCGAAGTGTGCGTCACCATTTCTCCCGAAGACGGCACCCTCGCCAGCTGTATACTGGAACTTTAA
- a CDS encoding GRP family sugar transporter — protein MFVGIFAFGTYMVPLKKWPQYSSWAFLAAMSVGALLCSLSIAAVTGHFSLAPVGLLCGAIWVIGGALCFWAVQAEADLAGTGLRSMCVSILLSFITGVVLFREPTQLYFSIPAIACMLGGIYIQTPKQQSILKNWRSLLSGAVFGTYLIPFKFSGLADMDFLMPFALGICVTSLVLVAVMTLKRGKGFGFPKVPTLFAVLAGVLWMFGTLAIFWAIAEDGFFGYAIGYPLLQLNLVVNQLWGVFAFGEYATRRERTTLVMSTAVILLGAVLLTVSRG, from the coding sequence GTGTTTGTTGGGATCTTTGCGTTCGGTACCTACATGGTGCCGCTCAAAAAGTGGCCGCAGTATTCCTCCTGGGCGTTCCTTGCCGCCATGTCGGTAGGTGCGTTACTTTGTTCGCTCTCCATTGCCGCCGTTACCGGGCACTTTAGCCTCGCGCCGGTGGGGCTCCTTTGCGGTGCCATCTGGGTCATTGGCGGGGCGCTCTGCTTTTGGGCGGTGCAGGCCGAGGCCGACCTCGCGGGCACGGGGCTTCGCTCCATGTGCGTGAGCATTTTGCTCTCGTTCATTACCGGCGTGGTGCTCTTTCGCGAACCGACTCAGCTTTATTTTTCGATTCCGGCTATTGCCTGCATGCTGGGCGGCATCTACATTCAAACTCCCAAGCAGCAGTCCATTTTGAAGAACTGGCGCTCGCTGCTCTCGGGCGCGGTGTTCGGCACTTACTTGATTCCCTTCAAGTTCAGTGGACTTGCCGACATGGATTTTTTGATGCCGTTTGCGCTTGGCATTTGTGTCACGAGCCTCGTTCTGGTCGCGGTCATGACGCTCAAGCGCGGCAAGGGATTCGGTTTCCCCAAGGTCCCCACGCTCTTCGCCGTTTTGGCGGGTGTCCTTTGGATGTTCGGTACACTCGCCATTTTTTGGGCCATTGCCGAGGACGGATTTTTTGGCTACGCCATTGGCTACCCACTTTTGCAGTTGAACCTGGTGGTGAACCAGCTGTGGGGCGTGTTCGCGTTTGGCGAATATGCGACCCGCAGGGAACGCACGACGCTCGTGATGTCGACTGCCGTCATTTTGCTCGGGGCCGTGCTGTTGACGGTTTCAAGAGGCTAG
- a CDS encoding aldose 1-epimerase, producing MSKFKIIAKNISDITCHAIVRDDGCEFEVFTGYGAGLNAWRVPAGSTKLDLLFGYREGDDVYKIGPDTNAGCRLCPWPGRTAYAKFTWEGKTYRLTNNVSWAPHALHGFLQNRPWQFQSFESDSSKAVAVFTCDWPGDFGGFPFPFHAENRVTFTGESYTVQSSVKNIGKAPMPYSEGWHPYYSMGEKIDGITMTLPPSEFSELDPADIPTGKTHPDTRFVKGRAIADEFINDCFCLDDKATDASDGSAHVLLSGKHGNLTIWQRPGKNAYNAIQIYTPPDRMSIAIEPMTAAPDVLNHHKGLIVLAPGETASFEFGAKFLK from the coding sequence ATGTCAAAATTCAAGATTATTGCAAAAAATATAAGCGACATCACGTGCCACGCCATAGTCCGTGACGACGGTTGCGAATTCGAAGTCTTTACCGGCTACGGTGCTGGACTCAACGCCTGGCGCGTGCCCGCGGGCAGCACCAAGCTCGACCTTCTGTTTGGCTACCGCGAAGGCGACGACGTCTACAAAATCGGCCCCGACACCAATGCCGGCTGCAGGCTCTGCCCATGGCCCGGACGCACCGCCTACGCCAAGTTCACCTGGGAAGGCAAAACCTACCGGCTTACAAACAACGTAAGCTGGGCGCCGCACGCCCTCCACGGCTTTTTGCAAAACAGGCCCTGGCAATTCCAAAGCTTTGAAAGCGATTCCAGCAAGGCCGTCGCCGTATTCACCTGCGATTGGCCGGGCGACTTTGGCGGATTCCCCTTCCCGTTCCACGCCGAGAACCGCGTGACCTTCACCGGCGAAAGCTATACGGTGCAGTCCAGCGTCAAGAACATCGGCAAGGCACCCATGCCCTATTCCGAGGGCTGGCACCCGTATTACTCCATGGGCGAAAAAATCGACGGAATCACCATGACACTCCCACCCTCCGAATTCTCGGAACTCGACCCGGCGGACATACCCACGGGCAAAACCCACCCCGACACCCGTTTTGTAAAAGGACGCGCCATTGCCGACGAGTTCATCAACGACTGCTTTTGCTTGGACGACAAGGCTACAGACGCATCCGACGGCTCGGCACACGTTTTGCTCTCCGGTAAACACGGCAACCTCACCATTTGGCAACGCCCCGGGAAAAACGCCTACAACGCCATCCAGATTTACACACCGCCCGACCGCATGAGCATCGCCATCGAACCCATGACCGCCGCCCCCGACGTGCTGAACCACCACAAAGGGCTCATCGTTCTTGCCCCCGGCGAAACGGCCTCCTTTGAATTCGGCGCCAAGTTTCTTAAATAA